The genomic interval ACCAGGGCGCCCATCCACCATTCAGGTCAAAACCACGGGTTTTAATATTACCTTTCGCTACTTCTGCCCAAATATTATCTTCATTGGGAATCGCACCAATGTAACCTGTTTTACGTGCTTGCTGACAAGTAATCAGTTCGTCTACTATATAATTTATTCTTTTGAGCAGCTCACTATCTTTAGTGGTGGCGTATTGAAAAGAAATGGCCGATAAATAATGGCCAAGACTGTGTCCGGCAAGGCCATCAGATTCCCACCCTCCATATTTTTTTGCTTTTTCGGACAAACCAGCATTGCTTCTGAAACCAGCTAATAAACGATCTGGCTCTATCTTTAGCAGATAATTTACATCTGCATTTCTGGCGGTTTTGAATGGACTTTCCAGGAGCGATACTTCCGAAAGCTGAAAAGCGTAGGCTTTGATAGGAATAGCATTTTTAATGGTCATCCTTGTATCGTTCAATCTCGGTACATAGGATTGGGCAGTTGCTGAAAAAGTGTACAGCAGCGCCGTTACCAATAGGTTAGTGCAAAGGAATCTGTTCATGGTTTTTACTTTGGTTTCTATCTTAAAGGAAATAAAAATAAGCAATTAGCAAGCATTGGATATTGCATTATTTTGCCAATTGTTCTTGTATTTTATCCAGTATAACCTTAAGATTATTTATCATGAATAATAAGTTTTAATTTGACATTTATTGTCACATAGAGACGAATACAATACCGTAAGCAGAATAAATAACATTGCAAAATGAATAAACTATACAAATTACTTTTGATGGTGTGCTTATTGCCATCCACTATCTATTCGCAGGAAAAAGCAGTATCCAGACTTTATGAGCAAACCAGTGAAATGGGGACCACAATCATAACTTACCAAAAGGATATAAAAGCTATCCAGGATTTTTACTCCCCTTATATTTTAGAAGGCACTTATCCCGAAGTTGCCCAGGTCTATTATTCTCCCGAACAGCGAAACCGGTTGCTGCTGATTCAAAATGAATACTTGAAAGAAATGGAACAAATGGATTTTGATTCTTTTAGTATTTATGGAAAAGTAGATTACCTGCTATTGAAAAAGGAAATCAAAAAAGAAACCGGTCAATTGGAAAAAGCTGGAATAAATGAAAAGGCAATCCTTAAATATATTGCTTTTGCCCCCGGAATCTATGCATTGGAAAAGGAAAGAAGAAGGGGAAAAGCTATGGACTGGCAGGTTGTTGCAGCAAAGCTGGATGCTATCCGCAAAGAAATAGCCTCTTTTAATGCCGCATCAATCAATAAGTCAACGCTGAATAAAGAGAATTTAAAAAATATCAGGGAAGCAATATCCGGTCTGAAAATGAGATTAAAAGGTGTTTATGAATTTTATAAGGGTTATGACCCCTTATTCGATTGGTGGATTCCTAAACCTTATGAATCATTGGTACAGGTATTAGATCATTATAATACCTTTTTTGTTGATCAGGCGGATGCAGTACCTGCTCAAAAAGGCGTCAAATATGGAATAAAGGGAAATCCTATAGGAGAGTCAGAGCTGATTGCTCAACTCCATGCTGAAATGATTCCTTATACGCCCGAAGAACTTATTAAAATTGCAGAAAAGGAATTTGCATTTTGTGATCAGGAGTTGTTAAAGGCTTCTGCAGAAATGGGTTTTGGAAAAGATTGGAAAAAGGCTCAGGAAAAAGTTAAAGAAAGTTTTGTCGCACCCGGTAAACAAGCTGAATTGATTGTGAAATTACAGGATGACGCATTGGATTTTATCAAAAAAAATCAGCTGATTACGATTCCTGGTCTTGCTGAAGAAACCTGGGGGATGGTAATGATGTCTGCAGAAAGACAGTTGGTTAATCCCTTTTTTACAGGGGGCAGGGAGATTAGTATATCTTATCCGACAGCGAATATGAACGAAGAAGATAAACTGATGAGTATGCGGGGCAATAATCCCTACTTTTCAAGAGGTACTGTACAGCATGAATTACTACCTGGTCATCACCTGCAATATTATATGAATAGCCGTTATAAGAATTACCGGGAACTTTTTACTACTCCGTTCGGAATTGAGGGATGGACACTATATTGGGAGCTGCTTTTATACGATAAGGGATTTGCCAAAAGTCCCGAAGAGCGGATCGGAATGCTATTCTGGAGGATGCACCGCTGTGCAAGAATTATTTTCTCTTTAAATTATCATTTAGGAAAGTGGACACCTGAGCAGTGCGTTGATTTTCTGATTAACCGTGTAGGGCATGAGCCAGCAAATGCAGAAGGGGAAGTTCGCAGGTCATTTGAGGGCGGTTATGGTCCATTGTATCAGGTCGCTTACATGATTGGCGGAATGCAATTGATGGCGCTGAAGCATGAGCTTGTAGATAGTGGAAAAATGAGTATCCTCGAATTTCATGACCGGATAATGAAAGAAAACCTTATTCCGATAGAAATGGTCAGGGCAACCTTAATTGGGCAACCGCTGAAAAGAGACTTCACATCGGAATGGAAATTTTACAGGAAGTAAAGAATAAGAGGATGGCTATGAAATTATTATAATTTTGCTTATAGTCTGCTTTGCCGGATTTCATTTCTTATTGGATGTCGTTTTTTTTTATAATTTTACTCACTATGAGCAACCGGCATAACCATACCGATGAGGAACTAATCGTCCTGTTTAATGAAAATGATGTTGTTGCTTTCAAGGAAATTTATGTCAGGTATTGGTATGAGTTGTACCTGATCACTAATAAAAGATTGAGATCCAAAGAAGCTTCTGAAGAAATTATTCAGAATTTCTTCACAAAATTCTGGACCAATCGAAAAAAAATAAATATCAGAGGCGAACTGAAGGCTTATCTTCATACGGCTATCCGTTATTCTGTTATTGATCATCTGGCTAAAGAGGCTACGAAGAATAACTATCTTGAATTGATTTCTTTTAATTATAAGGATACAGCCAATACCACTGAAGAAACGGTTTTTTTGCATGAAGTGGAAGAGGGGGTGAATCAGGTCATGTCGAAATTACCTGCCAAATGCCGAAGGGTATTTGAACTGAGCAGGCAACAGCATAAATCAAATAAGGAAATTGCTGAATTATTGGGGCTCTCTGAAAAAACTGTAGAGAACCATATCACCAATGCTTTAAAACTTTTTAGAATACATTTTAAGTATATTCTGATAGCGTCACCCTTTGCCTGGTTATTGTTTTAAGCTCCATTATCTTTTTTTTATTTTTTTTTGGGGGCAAGGGCTTGCCTGACCGACTATACCATTAACTAACCAAATATATTTATAAACCATTATGGGAAAATCAATCCCTGTGTCCTTACTTAAAAAGTATCTTTCAGGTAGTTGTACTCCTGGCGAGACAGCGCAAGTTAACCAGTGGTTTGACAGTATGGATGGCGTACCGGAATATATTGCGGGTCTGTCAGAAGAACAGCGCAAGTTAATGGAGAACAGAGTTTTTGAACGCCTCCTCCATCACATCGATACAGAAGGGCAACAAAATGTGAAGTCATTGCCCAAAAAAACAATTTATTCCTGGAAAATCCTGGTGGCTGCTGCATCACTGTTCCTGTTTTTGAGTATAGTAGTTGTCTGGATGCAAGATCCTTTGTCACTTTCTTCCAAGAAAATTCTTAATTCAGCTCAAGCTGTAAATATTAAACCAGGTGGCAACAAGGCTGTGCTTACACTTGGTGACGGGTCCTCATTGATACTAACTGAAGCGAATCTGGGTACAGTAGCTGATCAGCAAAATGTAAGTGTGGTCAAAACTGCCGAAGGGGAGCTAAGCTATAAAAAGGGAGCAGGGAACAATACCTCAAAAATAGCATACAATACCATTGCAACACCTATTGGAGGAAAATACAGTGTTATATTACCTGATGGAAGTAAAGCCTGGTTGAATTCTAAATCCAGTTTAAGGTTCCCGACTTCATTTACAGGGCCAGAACGGAAAGTCCAGATGACTGGCGAAGTGTATTTTGAAGTTACAAAGAACCAGAAGCAGCCTTTTAAAGTATTCTCAGGCGGAACAGAGATTAGTGTGCTGGGAACACATTTCGATGTGATGGACTATAAAGATGAAGGCCGTCAAAAAACAACACTCTTAGAAGGTAGTATTCATCTGTCTTCAGGCAAATTTGCAAAGCTTTTGAAACCAGGACAACAAGCCAGTGTAACTGTATCCGGCATACAGGTTAATGACAACATCGATCTGGAAGAAGTAATGGCCTGGAGAAACAACCTGTTTATCTTTAAAGATATGGAAATTGAAGAAATTGCCCGGCAAATATCCAGATGGTATGATGTTCAGGTTGTATTTAAAGGTACCCCCTCAAAAGTACTTTACACAGGTACGATAGCTAAAGATGCCGAACTTTCAGAAATTCTGAGTATGCTTCAATTTACCGGATTAAAGTACGAGCTGCACAATCGTCTGCTTACCATTATTGAATAAGATATAAAACCTTATAGAACCAAATTTTTTAACCAAATAAACAGCCAGATATGATGAAATTTTACAACACAGTATAATGCATTCGCGTAGCCATTTTAAAAAAGAACCGGATAGTGTTTGCACCACATCCGGTCATTGTAAAGGTTACTTGCAAGCCAATTGAGATGACATTATAATTTAACCCAAACTCCATAAAGATATGAATTTATTCTTTAGGATCAGGCATGTATTGTGCCGTGATTCTTACCAAATCTTCTTAACAATGAGACTAACTTTGCTTTTTTTTATTCTGACTTTAATGCAGGTTAGCGCAAATAGTTTTAGCCAGAATTTAACACTTAAACATACGAATACAGATATCATTTCTGTCCTGAAGCAAATTGAAAAACAGACTGGTTACCATTTACTGTTCAGGCGTGCCGACATCGATAAGAAATATGCAATCAATGTAAATGTAATCAATATGCCTATCGAAGAGGCAATGAGACTGGTTTTGAAAAACACAAGCCTTGATTTCAAGATCATTAAAAAAACAATTATTCTTAAAAAGACAACGGATTTCCCAGTGCTGGCTACTCAAATTCAGGAGATCGAAATTTCTGGTGTCGTGAGTGATGAAAAAGGAGTGACACTCCCCGGAGTTGCTGTTAAAGTGAAGGGTTCAAAGGTTGCTGCGGTAACCGATATCAACGGAAGATATAAAATCTCAGTTCCGTCAGTCACAGGAATCCTTGTGTTTTCCTTTATCGGCATGGAGACTCAGGAAATCACGGCTGGTCAAAAGAACGTGCTGAATATAGTATTGAAGCCGCAAACTACAGTGCTCAATGATGTCGTAGTGATTGGTTACGGAACTCAAAAACGGGCTGATATTAACGGATCGATTTCTTCTGTGAAGGCTGCTGATATTGCGAATGTACCTCAGGTAAGCATTGATCAGCTATTACAGGGAAGGGCATCCGGACTAACCATTTCTCAGAATTCGGGAGCACCTGGCAGCAATACTTCCGTTCGTGTACGGGGGGTGACTTCTTTAAGCGGTAGTAATGAACCCTTATATGTGATAGACGGTGTGCCGATTTCGGGTGATGCCAGTAATCAAAGTACAAGTGGGCGATCGCCTTTGCAGGCTTCTTCCTCAAATGCGAATTCACAGACTACCGTTAGTCCATTATCTTTGATCAATCCAAATGATATTGAATCTATTGATGTATTAAAAGATGCATCTGCAACTGCAATCTATGGAAACAGGGCCTCTAACGGGGTGATTATTATCACTACCAAACGAGGTAAAAGTGGCAACTCGGTAATTAGTTACGACGGTTATACAGGTTTCCAAAGGGTAGCAAAATATATGGATGTGATGAACCTTAAACAATATGCCACACTCCAAAACTCACTGGGAGATATTTATGGAACCGGACGAAGAACAGAATTTGCAGACCCTTCAATATTGGGAGAAGGTACAAACTGGCAAAAAGAAATTTTCAGAACTGCTGCTCAGCAAAGTCATCAGCTTTCGGTTTCTGGTGGTAAAGAGGGCCTGAATTATTATATCTCAGGTGGATATCTTGGGCAGGACGGTACAGTTATTGGGTCTGATTTTCGTCGCTATAGCCTGCGTACGAATGTGGATGCCCAGGTTAAGGAATGGTTTAAGCTTGGAATTACTCTGACTGCAAACCGTTCGGCAGAAAATGTAATTACGAGTGATAACAATGGTATTATTTATAATGCTTTGTTACAGGGGCCTGATCTTGCAGTAACAAATCTTGATGGTAGCTATACGGGGCCTCCGGCATCAGATCCGCTAGCCTCCGCTGCCGCTTTAAACCCAGTGGCCCAGGCGCAGCAAATCAAAAATAAACTGAACAGGAGTAATATTAATACGAATATTTATAACGAAATAAAGTTCTATAAAGGACTGTCTCTAAGGTCAGAGCTGGGTGGAGACTTTAACTTTTCAGACAACAATGTTTTTACACCAAGCTATTCATGGGGGCGTTTCACCAATCCAACGGCTTCTTTAAAGGAGCGCCATCAGCAAAGTACATTTTTGATCTGGAAAGAATACCTGAATTATAACCAAACCTTCGGACAGAAGCATAACCTGAATGCAATCTTAGGTTATGAAGTCCAGGAATCTACCTGGAGGGGCATTGAAGGAACACGTCAGGGCTTTTATAGTAATGATGTACAATCTCTGAACCTGGGGCAGGCCATCACTGCGACCAATGATGAATATATTGGTACACAGCGACAAGAATCAATATATGCCCGTGCCATCTATACCTACGCTTCAAAGTATAGCCTGACGTCTACGATCCGGAAAGACAAGACTTCTAAGTTTGCTGAAGGATCGCAATCTGGCTATTTTCCTTCTTTTGCCGCATCCTGGAAATTAGCTGAAGAACCATTTATGCAGGGGATCAATAAAGTTGTGAATGGGATTAAAATCCGCTTTGGATATGGGGAAGTTGGTAATCAGGATATTCCTAATTATTTGTACAGTTCTTTATTGAAGTCATCTCAAACAGGTCTGGGTACAGGTTTTCTGGCAGGACGAATTGATAATAAGGCATTAAAGTGGCAAACATCAATTCAGTATAATGGCGGGATTGATATGAATTTCCTGAATGGTAAAATCAGTACAAGTCTGGACTTTTATAAAAAAACATCAAAGGACTTTCTGTTTCAACTGGCACTTCCTGCATACCTGGTGGGCGGACCTGATTATTTAGGTGGTATCAACCCACCTTATGTAAATCTTGGAAAGATAAATAACGTAGGTTTTGACTTGAGTATCAGTTCACACAATATCAGTAATGAGCATTTTAAATGGAATACAACTTTGGTTTTTTCTCATTATAAAAATGTGGTGAAGGAATTGGGCAATGGGCTTACTGAGCTGTTCGGAACCGTAACCAGTGCCTATTTGCAAACACCTGTTACCCGTACGGTAGTAGGTGGGTCAGTTGGTGAGTTTTATGGTTATAAAGTGAAAGGGATTTTTAAAACAGACGAACAACTTCAGTCTGCGCCTGTGCAGTTTGGCAGGCTTGTGGCGAATAACAGCAGCAGCACATGGCTTGGTGACGTTCAATATGTGGATATCAATGGTGACGGTAAAATAGACGAGAAGGATCGTACTGAGATTGGTAATCCTAATCCTAAATTTACTTATGGAATTACCAATACCTTCAGTTACAAATCCTTTGATTTCACGTTGTTCTTAAACGGATCTTATGGTTCGAGGATTATGAATTTGCTGAACAATACTATGGGTAACCTGGCGGCTGTTTACCAGAATCAATATGCTGCTTACAGCAATTTCTGGACACCTCAAAATCCAAATTCCAATATTCCTGCACCGAAAATAGGGATTGACAATCCAAACTTGCTGGTCTCTGACAGATATGTGGAAAGCGGGTCCTTTTTAAGGATTCAAAACGTTAGTCTTGGTTACAAAGTACCTTCAGCATGGATCAAAAAATTAAAACTCACCAATCTGAAAGTGTATTCAAGTGTGCAGAATCTTTACACATTTACAAAATATAAAGGGTACGATCCGGAAATCGGGGCAATGAATCAAAGCGCACTTCTGAATAATATTGACCTGGGCAGGTATCCGATAGCCAGGACTATCACTTTTGGAATGAATGCACAATTTTAGTCACCACAAATTATTTTAAGAAAATGAAATCATATCTCATCTATATAGGTTGCTTTATTTTTATAGCCACTGTGAGCAGCAGCTGTAAAAAAGACTTTTTTAATATTCCGCCTCAGGATGCGCTCAGTACTGATAATTTTTACCAGAATACAGAACAGGTACAGGCCAGCACTACAGCCTTATACAATTCTCCATGGTTTGACTGGAATGCAAAAGCTTCGTGGTGTATCTCTGAATTATTAAGCGGTAATGCACATACCTATTCTCCCGATGTAATCAACTTTGGTAACTTCTCAGTAACTGGCGACAATACCCAATTGTTGTCGGCATGGAATTCCCTGTACAGCGTAGTTGCCCAATCAAATGCAGTCATTAATAACCTGAAAGCGAAAGTTCCCGCAAGTGTACCGGCAACAGTAGTAAATAATGCATTGGGTGAAGCCAGGTTCATGCGTGCTATCGCTTATTTTTATTTGGTGAGAACCTGGGGAAATGTACCGATTATAGAAAATAGTCTGGATCATGTAAACAACTATCAGATTAATACCAATCCGGTAACTGATATTTATAAGTTCATTATCAATGATCTTAAGTTTGCAGAAGAGAATTGCAATAAAATGATCAGAACCGGATCTGTTTCTCAGGGCAGGGTATCAAGTGGATCAGCAGCTGCGCTATTGGCTAAAGTTTATCTGTATATGCGGGATTATCCCAACGCCCGCCTTAAAGCAGAACAGGTGATCAATAGTGGCGAGTTCAAATTGTATGGGATAGATGTTGCAGGGAAAACTTATGGCGATTTATTCAAAACAGCCAATAACAATAATGAAGAAAGTGTAGCCGCTATTCAATGGCTGGGCGGATCTGCTTATGGACACGGAAATGCATTACAGTCTTTTCTGGCCTATAATTCTGAAATTACCGGCACTGGAGATGGATATGGCAGTGTTGTGCCTTCAATTGACTTGTTAACTGCTTATGAACCAGGTGACCTGAGAAGAAAGCCAACAGTGATGATGCAGGGTGATATTTATCCGGAAATTAATCAGGATAAAGGAGGCTATAAGCTGCCAGTTGGTGCTGTAGCACAGGGGATGCCTGCATTTATAAAAAAATATGTGGTAGGGACACCCACAGACAATGCTGGTAAAGGAGCCGCATTTTCAACTGCAAATAATACCTATCTGATGCGGTATGCGGATGTACTTTTAATTGAAGCGGAGGCTGTTCTTGCTGGTGCGGAGCGTACTTCTGATGCTACTGCGCTACTGCCGTTTAATAAAATCAGAAAACGGGCCGGGCTGATTCCCAAAACAACAATGTCAATACAGGATATTTATCAGGAACGCCGGATGGAATTTGTTTTTGAGGCCGATTATTGGTTTGATCTTGGCAGAATGGATGGATTTAATGTCACTTCCCATCCTAAAGCGATCGCAGTTATCGCTAATCAGGAAAGAGGGATTTATAGCAACACTACGCCTGTAGTTATTTGGGGGCAGAAATATACGCCAACTAATGCAAGCTTTCTTTTGCCATATCCCACCACAGAATCCACCCTCAATCCTAAATTATTATTGCCACCGGTACCTTACAATTTTAAATAGTTATTATGAAAATCATATATAAAAATCCTATAGTCGTTTGTCTGACAGGACTATTTTTCATGCTGATCTTTATGACCTCCTGTAAAAAAGATGCGGAAGGGAAGGGAGCACCGGTCATCACCAGGGTTCGTACCCTGGTTAAGCCGGGAGATCCTAAACAGACTGCTTTAGATTCTACTGTTACTTCTGGCGATGCCGGTAGTACATATGTGATCGAGGGTGCAAATCTGAAGTATACGAACAAGGTCGAATTTAATGGTACAGAAGCCTATTTGAATACGGCACTTTTTAGTGATCATAGCATTGTGGTTATGATTCCTGCTACTGCATCCTGGATAAATCAAACGGGCAAACTCACGCTGACCAGTGCATCGGGTACCACAACTTTTAATTTTAGTATCAGGCAGCCTGCTCCGGTTATTACAGAATTAAGCCAGTTTACAGGAGATGAAGGAGATGTCGTGACCATCACTGGTTTGCGTTTTGATCAGGTGTCCAGTGTGAAATTTGGTACAGCAGAAGCTAAGGTTATAACAGCAACAAGTACAGAACTTAAGGTGTCAGTACCCGCTGCTGCCCTGGGTGCAGTAAGTGTAACTACTCCTGGTGGAACCGGCACTGGCCCATATATCTCATACGATGGGGTAGCGGTGCCGATATTATTACCTTTTGGATTCAGACATCTGTTTTATGATGATAAAATAACAGCCGGTTATGACTTCAATTTTGGTGGTGCCAGTGGAGATGTGAATAATACAGAGGTGGTTAAAAGGGGTACCCACTCCATTAAAGTTACCTATACCGGTAATTATGCAGGATATGCTGTCGGCAGCGGCACTCCCGTAGACCTGAGTGATAAGACTTACGTTAAATTTTCTATTTATGGATCAGCAGGTACTGAAGGTAAGGTGATCAAGGTCGGATTGAACGATTTTGACAACCGTCAGGTCAGCATTGTGCTGCATTCAGGCAAATGGACAACTTATGTAGTCCCTCTGGAGCGTTTCCAAAATGCCTCTCAGCCGGGTAAACCCAGCAGTCTGAATTGGATTGGGTTCCAGGAATTAAGTGGTAATGCGCCAGAGACAATTTTCCTGGATGATATTGGCGTATATTAATCGCTTAGCGGTAAAAATAGTTCGATAACATTATCCGGAGCAGCAGTATGGAGTCTTAAACTGTTGCCCCGGATAAATCATGTCAATTAAAACAATTATATTCCAATGAAAACTATACAATATGTGTCTGTGGTAATTTTTATGCTCACAGTCAATTATAATGCTATGGCACAAAAAAATCTGGTGACCAATGGCGGCTTTGAAGATGAGCTCAGCGGATGGGTTGATTATTCTGCAAAGGTTACACCCTACGTTTTTAGCACCGGAAAAATGAGCAGTGCTTTATTTTCGCCTGATCCCTCCAAATGGACCGGTATGCATCAAATCGTTTCCCTTCCTAAGCATACACAATATATACTCATGACTGCCAGGATTAAAGCAGATGGTGTAAGTATTGGAAAGGAAGATTGGAATGGTGCTCTTTTCCTTTTTGAAATGCTTGACAAGGCAGATGTAAAAATCGGAAATGGAATTAACATTGCCTCAGTTACAGGAGATCAGGACTGGAAGCTTTATGAACGCGCCTATATCATTCCCCCCGGTGTTGCAAAAATAAAACTTTTATTCGCACTGGGTTATGTGTCGGGCACTATGTTTATTGACGATGTGAGTCTCAAAGTGATCAGTCAGGCCGATTATGAAAAATACTTATAGTTTTATGAAATCTATATTTTACAGCGCTCTTTTTATACTTTTCAGTCTGAATTTAACTGGTGCATTTGCCCAGGAGACTGAAAGCTCCAATATCTTCTTAGATCAATCAGGATTTTATCCGAATTTGGATAAAAGTGCAATAATTACCAGTGCCGTTTCCGAAAACAGTTTCGATCTGGTTGCCTTACCAGGCAGGAAGAGGGTCTATACGGGATCAATGTCTGAGCCGAAAAGCACAGGATATTCTGGTATTAAGGTCAGGATAGCAAATTTTAGTGACTACGAGCGGCCGGGGACCTACTTGATCCGAATCCCGGGAGTTGGTGAATCTCCGGCTTTCAGGATTGCTGATCATGTGCATCAGGAGCTTGCAGTAGCGGCACTGAAAGCATTTTATTACCAACGCGCTTCTTCAACGCTTGATAAAAATTATGCAGGAAAGTGGTACCGGGCGTCGGGTCATCCGGATACGTCGGTTCATATTCATCCATCAGCCGTCTCTAAAAACCGTAAGGCCGATAGCAGGATTAATGTTGAAGGAGGGTGGTACGATGCAGGTGATTACAATAAGTACATCGTCAATAGTGGAATTTCTACTGCAACTTTACTTTCAGCATACGAAGACTTTCCTGACTATTTTCTTAGTCTGAAAGCCAGCATTCCAAATGCAAAAAATAAGGTGCCGGATATATTGACCGAAGCCATCTGCAATTTACGCTGGATGCTGAAAATGCAGGATCCTGATGACGGAGGTGTATATAATAAATGTACAAATCTTGATTTCGATGCGATGATTATGCCAGCGCAAGCTTTATCTGCCCGTTATGTAGTCGCAAAAGGTACTGCCGCAACGCTTAATATGGCCGGGGTTGCAGCTCAGGCATCCCGTATCTTAAGGGATTTTCCTGAACAATATCCCGGATTGGCGGATAGTTGTCTGTCTGCAGCTGTTCTGGCCTGGAATTGGGCCATCAAAAATCCGGATCTGGCTTACGACCAGGATCTGATGAACAAAATGTTCAACCTGAAGGTAAATACAGGGGCTTATGGAGATAAAGATTTTGAAGATGAATGGACCTGGGCTTCTGCCGAATTACTGACATCTACCGGTGAGAAAAAATATTTTGATGCTTTTTTTTCGCGCCTGAATGCACCTGTGAGTTTACCAGGATGGAGTAATGTTGGTATTCTAGGATATTATTCCCTGATCAGATGTCAAAGTAAACTCCCCGGAGTGTATCAAAGTATGACCAGTATCTTAAAGAAAAAAATACTAACCATTGCAGATCGTTACCTCTTGGCCCGCAAAACTAATGCCTATGGCATAGTGATGGGTAGTTCGCTTTCTGACTTTGTATGGGGAAGCAATTCTGTCGCCATGAATCAAAGTGTCCTGCTCATCAATGCTTATTTATTTACACAAAATAAAGCTTACCTGAATGGGGCAGTTGGTAATCTGGATTATATTCTGGGAAGAAATGCAACTGGTTATTCTTTTGTGACTGGTATTGGTACCAAATCGCCCATGAATCCACATCACCGGCCATCTTTTGCAGATGGTGTTGTTGACCCGGTTCCTGGACTGCTTGTTGGCGGACCTAATCGGGAAAAGCAGGATGGATTAAAATATAAATATGCGGAGCCTGAACTATCCTATCTGGATAATGTTGCCTCTTATGCAAGTAATGAAATTGCTATCAATTGGAATGCTCCTCTGGTTTATGTTGCAAATGCATTGGAATGTTTACAAAAGACAGGAAACAATAATGCAAAGTAATTTACAGGTAAAACGGATTTCATAAAGGCATAAACTTTCAGGACTAACCGTAAAGACGAGGTACTTTATGCCCAAATCAATGCTGAAATTAATTACCACCTAAAACATTATGGAAAAAAGATGCAGCTTCATTACCCACTTGCTGATGCACAGCATTTCTGTTTACAGTTTTGTCGTCTGTGAAAAATAGCCTCTCATTTTCTTTCAATTGACTTTTGGCCTCATTTAAAAATACATAATGGCCTGTTTTGCCTGGTATGATCAGTAGTTTTGATTGTTTGATCATCTTTTGATAATGTAAGGCATTTGTTTTTATTGGAGTAATACTATCGCTTTGTGCTCCAACGATATAAACAGGATCATGAATAGATTCAAACTGTTTTTGAGTCGTAAATCCCTGACCAATTGCGGGACAAATAGCAAAAAATGCTTTTATTCGTTTATCCTTCAAGTTAGTAGCTTTTCGGAATGAAGCCTTAACCTCTTTCTGATTGATCATTGCTTTAAGGTTAGGGAATTCGGGCAATGCAAATTCTTTCAAACCAAGAGGCGTTTCAGTAAAATTAGTTAAGGCCTCCAAATCTAGTTTAGCACCCGCAAGCGCAATAACAGTATAGCCACCTATGG from Pedobacter sp. WC2423 carries:
- a CDS encoding SusC/RagA family TonB-linked outer membrane protein; this translates as MRLTLLFFILTLMQVSANSFSQNLTLKHTNTDIISVLKQIEKQTGYHLLFRRADIDKKYAINVNVINMPIEEAMRLVLKNTSLDFKIIKKTIILKKTTDFPVLATQIQEIEISGVVSDEKGVTLPGVAVKVKGSKVAAVTDINGRYKISVPSVTGILVFSFIGMETQEITAGQKNVLNIVLKPQTTVLNDVVVIGYGTQKRADINGSISSVKAADIANVPQVSIDQLLQGRASGLTISQNSGAPGSNTSVRVRGVTSLSGSNEPLYVIDGVPISGDASNQSTSGRSPLQASSSNANSQTTVSPLSLINPNDIESIDVLKDASATAIYGNRASNGVIIITTKRGKSGNSVISYDGYTGFQRVAKYMDVMNLKQYATLQNSLGDIYGTGRRTEFADPSILGEGTNWQKEIFRTAAQQSHQLSVSGGKEGLNYYISGGYLGQDGTVIGSDFRRYSLRTNVDAQVKEWFKLGITLTANRSAENVITSDNNGIIYNALLQGPDLAVTNLDGSYTGPPASDPLASAAALNPVAQAQQIKNKLNRSNINTNIYNEIKFYKGLSLRSELGGDFNFSDNNVFTPSYSWGRFTNPTASLKERHQQSTFLIWKEYLNYNQTFGQKHNLNAILGYEVQESTWRGIEGTRQGFYSNDVQSLNLGQAITATNDEYIGTQRQESIYARAIYTYASKYSLTSTIRKDKTSKFAEGSQSGYFPSFAASWKLAEEPFMQGINKVVNGIKIRFGYGEVGNQDIPNYLYSSLLKSSQTGLGTGFLAGRIDNKALKWQTSIQYNGGIDMNFLNGKISTSLDFYKKTSKDFLFQLALPAYLVGGPDYLGGINPPYVNLGKINNVGFDLSISSHNISNEHFKWNTTLVFSHYKNVVKELGNGLTELFGTVTSAYLQTPVTRTVVGGSVGEFYGYKVKGIFKTDEQLQSAPVQFGRLVANNSSSTWLGDVQYVDINGDGKIDEKDRTEIGNPNPKFTYGITNTFSYKSFDFTLFLNGSYGSRIMNLLNNTMGNLAAVYQNQYAAYSNFWTPQNPNSNIPAPKIGIDNPNLLVSDRYVESGSFLRIQNVSLGYKVPSAWIKKLKLTNLKVYSSVQNLYTFTKYKGYDPEIGAMNQSALLNNIDLGRYPIARTITFGMNAQF
- a CDS encoding RagB/SusD family nutrient uptake outer membrane protein, with protein sequence MKSYLIYIGCFIFIATVSSSCKKDFFNIPPQDALSTDNFYQNTEQVQASTTALYNSPWFDWNAKASWCISELLSGNAHTYSPDVINFGNFSVTGDNTQLLSAWNSLYSVVAQSNAVINNLKAKVPASVPATVVNNALGEARFMRAIAYFYLVRTWGNVPIIENSLDHVNNYQINTNPVTDIYKFIINDLKFAEENCNKMIRTGSVSQGRVSSGSAAALLAKVYLYMRDYPNARLKAEQVINSGEFKLYGIDVAGKTYGDLFKTANNNNEESVAAIQWLGGSAYGHGNALQSFLAYNSEITGTGDGYGSVVPSIDLLTAYEPGDLRRKPTVMMQGDIYPEINQDKGGYKLPVGAVAQGMPAFIKKYVVGTPTDNAGKGAAFSTANNTYLMRYADVLLIEAEAVLAGAERTSDATALLPFNKIRKRAGLIPKTTMSIQDIYQERRMEFVFEADYWFDLGRMDGFNVTSHPKAIAVIANQERGIYSNTTPVVIWGQKYTPTNASFLLPYPTTESTLNPKLLLPPVPYNFK
- a CDS encoding IPT/TIG domain-containing protein; this encodes MKIIYKNPIVVCLTGLFFMLIFMTSCKKDAEGKGAPVITRVRTLVKPGDPKQTALDSTVTSGDAGSTYVIEGANLKYTNKVEFNGTEAYLNTALFSDHSIVVMIPATASWINQTGKLTLTSASGTTTFNFSIRQPAPVITELSQFTGDEGDVVTITGLRFDQVSSVKFGTAEAKVITATSTELKVSVPAAALGAVSVTTPGGTGTGPYISYDGVAVPILLPFGFRHLFYDDKITAGYDFNFGGASGDVNNTEVVKRGTHSIKVTYTGNYAGYAVGSGTPVDLSDKTYVKFSIYGSAGTEGKVIKVGLNDFDNRQVSIVLHSGKWTTYVVPLERFQNASQPGKPSSLNWIGFQELSGNAPETIFLDDIGVY